The following are encoded together in the Acidimicrobiales bacterium genome:
- a CDS encoding transglycosylase domain-containing protein: MFRPARSTAVRFAAVIAVSAAVMAGSASALAAVGDGMVHGAASATIPPLAALEVDPVNGSTVYAADGKTVLAVLKASQTRIPVPLGQVSKTMVTAALDTEDHRFYTHGGFDIPSIVRAFAADSSGTALQGGSTIAQQLVKQTYLNSERKLSRKIKEAVLADRLERRYTKNQILEAYLNTIYLGNGAYGVEAAARAYFGEHASQLTLPQAALLAGMIQNPNGYDPLLHPAEAQTRRSEVLDRMLHYRDITAAQQIAANSSPLPKSVVEQPVAADGMSDYYVREVESELLGPGSPLGSTYAQRYKELFDGGLNIYTDLDPSVQAAAEQAVKNDTPANNRGFEEAMVAVDPATGKVRAMVGGPSFEQNRFDVVTQGTRQPGSGFKIFTLLAALEGGYSIFDTLDGQSPCAIDFPTDHDLVTNPANNDEGNGGGILTLLNATAQSTNCAFIRLAHEVGLPNVISMAHRFGITAHLEPYPSIVIGSVAVHPIEMAAAYAAVANGGVYHAPSFIDHVVDRSGRTIYTGGDPGHRVVAAQIAEEANVAFQAVVQNGTGTAAALAGRPAAGKTGTTNHNVDAWFNGFTPQLEATVWMGNRGAEVPMVDVGGAPQVYGGTFPAHTWHDFMIAALNGQPVLQFTPPNMGLLPAPHYITSPALVRDDVLDHNYGYVNSGPTPYQPSSPVPAPTAPAPAPAPAAQPGHGRH; this comes from the coding sequence GTGTTCCGCCCGGCCCGCTCCACCGCAGTGCGCTTCGCGGCCGTGATAGCCGTGTCCGCAGCGGTCATGGCCGGATCAGCGTCCGCTCTCGCCGCGGTCGGCGACGGCATGGTCCACGGGGCCGCCAGCGCGACCATCCCGCCACTCGCCGCATTGGAAGTCGATCCGGTCAACGGATCGACCGTCTACGCCGCTGACGGCAAGACGGTGCTCGCCGTCTTGAAGGCCTCGCAGACTCGCATCCCGGTACCTCTCGGTCAGGTGTCGAAGACGATGGTGACGGCTGCCCTCGACACGGAGGACCACCGCTTCTATACGCACGGCGGCTTCGACATCCCCTCGATCGTCAGGGCCTTCGCGGCGGACTCTTCTGGTACGGCGCTCCAGGGCGGCTCGACGATCGCCCAGCAGCTCGTGAAGCAGACCTACCTCAACTCGGAACGCAAGCTGTCACGCAAGATCAAAGAGGCAGTTCTCGCAGACCGCCTCGAACGCCGTTACACCAAGAACCAGATCCTCGAGGCGTACCTGAACACGATCTACCTCGGGAACGGTGCCTACGGGGTGGAAGCGGCGGCGAGGGCTTACTTCGGGGAGCACGCCAGCCAGCTGACCCTGCCGCAGGCAGCGTTGCTGGCCGGGATGATCCAGAACCCCAACGGGTACGACCCGCTCCTTCATCCCGCAGAGGCACAGACGCGTCGTTCCGAAGTGCTCGACCGGATGCTCCACTACCGCGACATCACCGCGGCGCAGCAGATCGCAGCGAACTCGTCGCCGTTGCCCAAGTCGGTGGTCGAGCAGCCGGTCGCGGCGGACGGCATGAGCGACTACTACGTGAGGGAGGTCGAGTCCGAGTTGCTCGGCCCGGGCAGCCCGCTGGGGAGCACGTACGCCCAGCGGTACAAGGAGTTGTTCGACGGGGGACTGAACATCTACACCGACCTGGACCCGTCGGTACAGGCCGCCGCCGAACAAGCGGTGAAGAACGACACGCCGGCGAACAACCGAGGCTTCGAAGAGGCCATGGTGGCGGTTGATCCAGCAACCGGGAAGGTGCGGGCCATGGTTGGCGGTCCGTCCTTCGAGCAGAACCGCTTCGACGTGGTCACCCAGGGGACGCGCCAGCCCGGGTCCGGGTTCAAGATCTTCACCCTTCTCGCCGCGCTCGAAGGCGGGTACTCGATATTCGACACGCTCGACGGGCAGTCTCCGTGCGCGATCGACTTTCCCACGGACCACGACCTGGTGACCAACCCCGCGAACAACGACGAGGGTAACGGTGGCGGGATCCTCACCCTTCTCAACGCGACTGCGCAGTCGACCAACTGTGCCTTCATCCGTCTCGCTCACGAGGTGGGTCTGCCGAACGTGATCTCCATGGCACACCGGTTCGGGATCACCGCGCATCTCGAGCCGTACCCGTCGATCGTGATCGGGTCGGTCGCGGTGCACCCGATAGAGATGGCGGCGGCGTACGCCGCTGTCGCCAACGGTGGCGTGTACCACGCCCCGAGCTTCATCGACCATGTGGTCGATCGGTCGGGCAGGACCATCTACACCGGTGGGGATCCGGGTCACCGCGTGGTCGCGGCGCAGATCGCGGAGGAGGCGAACGTGGCGTTTCAGGCGGTGGTGCAGAACGGCACGGGTACGGCAGCAGCGCTGGCGGGTAGGCCGGCCGCAGGCAAGACCGGGACGACCAACCACAACGTGGATGCCTGGTTCAATGGCTTCACACCCCAACTCGAGGCGACGGTCTGGATGGGCAACCGGGGCGCCGAAGTGCCGATGGTCGACGTCGGGGGTGCCCCCCAGGTCTACGGCGGCACATTCCCGGCGCACACCTGGCACGATTTCATGATCGCCGCACTCAACGGTCAGCCCGTCCTCCAGTTCACGCCGCCGAACATGGGCCTCCTCCCCGCGCCCCATTACATAACTTCACCTGCACTCGTGCGCGACGACGTCCTCGACCACAACTATGGGTACGTGAACTCAGGCCCCACCCCCTACCAGCCATCCAGCCCGGTACCCGCCCCGACCGCACCTGCTCCGGCGCCCGCACCCGCTGCCCAACCGGGTCACGGGCGGCATTGA
- a CDS encoding Dabb family protein, whose amino-acid sequence MSLQHVVLLAFPDKLGTEDEAEMCRQVQAWPEAIGGISTLRFGSALSTDYSQGYQYLLFMEFPDQASYEQYLGHKEHLAFGGWIMERKCTPLVFDYVVDDKTVIV is encoded by the coding sequence GTGAGCCTGCAACATGTCGTGCTGTTGGCCTTCCCCGACAAGCTCGGGACCGAGGACGAGGCGGAGATGTGCCGGCAGGTCCAGGCGTGGCCCGAAGCCATCGGCGGTATCTCCACTCTTCGCTTCGGTTCCGCACTGTCGACGGATTACTCACAGGGGTACCAGTACCTGCTGTTCATGGAATTCCCCGACCAGGCCTCCTACGAGCAGTACCTCGGGCACAAGGAGCACCTTGCCTTCGGCGGCTGGATCATGGAACGCAAATGCACGCCGCTCGTGTTCGACTACGTCGTCGACGACAAGACCGTCATCGTCTAG
- a CDS encoding Nramp family divalent metal transporter, producing MIPRPGGRLRPPAELPLPGRRQLTGVLPVLLPRGRIRSALVYFGPAFVASVAYVDPGNFATNFEAGSAHGYLLVWVILLADLLGILIQYATSKLGLVTQRSLPELCGDLYPKGVNLFLWGQAEIVAMAADLAEVVGAAIGLNLVFGLPLLPAGLVTAVVAFGVLALERKGYRQFELAIVAFMALVAGGLIGLFFMAGHQSYGGIAAGLVPRLGNTNAVTLAMGIVGATVMPHVVYLHSALQTDRIQPRDEEELRRLIRFNRWDCVVGLGVAGLVNLAMLCVAAALFYRSGMPAVTQLQEVHVHLAAMVGGGAALAFGAALIAAGLSSSSVGTYAGQVVMAGFMNWRVPLYLRRLVTIAPSLLVLAFAANTTDALVYSQVVLSFAIPFALVPLTLLTSRRDVMGSGVNRTITSGFLGASTVAITTLSAYLLWKVGKGLVG from the coding sequence GTGATCCCCCGACCAGGTGGACGACTTCGCCCGCCGGCAGAACTTCCCCTGCCAGGTCGAAGGCAGCTGACAGGAGTGCTGCCGGTCCTCCTGCCTCGGGGCCGGATCCGGTCGGCCCTCGTCTACTTCGGCCCGGCGTTCGTGGCCTCCGTCGCCTACGTCGACCCCGGCAACTTCGCCACCAACTTCGAGGCGGGAAGCGCTCACGGCTATCTCCTCGTCTGGGTCATCCTTCTCGCCGACCTTCTCGGGATCCTGATCCAGTACGCCACCTCGAAGCTCGGGCTCGTCACCCAGCGGAGCCTCCCGGAGCTCTGCGGTGATCTGTATCCGAAAGGAGTCAATCTCTTCCTCTGGGGCCAAGCAGAGATCGTGGCGATGGCCGCCGACCTCGCCGAAGTCGTCGGCGCCGCTATAGGGCTGAACCTCGTCTTCGGCCTGCCCCTCCTCCCAGCCGGGCTCGTCACCGCCGTTGTGGCCTTCGGCGTGCTCGCCCTCGAGCGCAAGGGCTACCGGCAGTTCGAGTTGGCGATCGTGGCCTTCATGGCCCTCGTGGCCGGGGGTCTGATCGGTCTGTTCTTCATGGCCGGACACCAGTCCTACGGCGGCATCGCCGCCGGTTTGGTGCCCCGTCTCGGCAACACCAACGCGGTGACCTTGGCCATGGGCATCGTGGGTGCCACCGTGATGCCCCACGTCGTCTACCTGCACTCCGCGTTGCAGACGGACCGCATCCAACCCCGGGACGAAGAAGAGCTGCGAAGGCTCATACGATTCAACCGCTGGGATTGTGTCGTCGGTCTAGGCGTCGCCGGCTTGGTGAACCTGGCGATGCTGTGCGTGGCGGCGGCCCTCTTCTATCGGTCCGGCATGCCCGCAGTCACCCAGCTCCAGGAGGTCCACGTCCATCTCGCTGCCATGGTGGGAGGCGGAGCGGCCCTGGCATTCGGTGCGGCGCTAATCGCCGCCGGTCTCTCCTCGTCGAGCGTCGGCACCTACGCGGGCCAGGTCGTCATGGCAGGCTTCATGAACTGGCGTGTCCCGCTCTACCTCCGTCGCCTCGTCACGATCGCGCCCTCCCTTCTGGTCCTCGCCTTCGCGGCCAACACGACCGACGCGCTCGTGTACTCGCAGGTCGTGCTGTCCTTCGCTATTCCCTTTGCCCTGGTGCCCCTTACGCTGTTGACCAGCCGGCGGGACGTCATGGGCTCGGGTGTCAACCGAACCATTACCTCGGGTTTCCTCGGCGCCTCCACCGTGGCCATCACGACCCTGAGCGCCTACCTCCTGTGGAAGGTGGGCAAGGGTTTGGTTGGTTAG
- a CDS encoding ferredoxin, producing the protein MRIKLDRTVCDGFGRCALHAPDYFSLDDWGYASLAGSNEVAPADESSVRRAIIECPVHAIVVLD; encoded by the coding sequence ATGAGGATCAAGCTCGACCGAACGGTCTGTGACGGGTTCGGGAGGTGCGCGTTGCACGCTCCCGACTACTTCTCCCTTGACGATTGGGGATATGCGTCGTTGGCCGGTTCGAACGAGGTTGCTCCGGCGGACGAGAGCAGCGTCAGGCGCGCCATCATCGAGTGCCCGGTGCACGCCATAGTCGTCCTCGATTAA
- a CDS encoding NADH-ubiquinone oxidoreductase-F iron-sulfur binding region domain-containing protein gives MTESTITGAAHGTSKLLRVAAAPGIVPRLLREQTGREDLSEYLATGGYAPSPDLSALLQAVEASGLRGRGGAAFPFTRKVAAVRASRTAPVVLANGEEGEPASVKDRWLMRTRPHLVLDGVRLAVQLVGASHAVVYLSDEESERSIWQALEERPVDGYSVSVHRVEPTYIAGEETAAVRAVNGGPAKPTDKPPRPFEVGVGGQPTLVSNVETLANLPFLAARGVDEFRTYGTDGAPGTFLLTLGGAVTTPGLYEVALGTPLRDAVDQLGGNRGVIAGTLMGGYFAGLIGPRAEQLTLDYDSLSQAGSGLGCGAVSILGGDHCPVAVAADVMAYFGRENAGQCGSCFNGTAAMAGVLASLREGSADRTDVERLRRWGEVLPGRGACATLDGAANLARSLLLEFPDQVEGHLGTTCDVCGGAPQLKPFAMTMEPEGSRR, from the coding sequence ATGACAGAGAGCACGATCACGGGCGCCGCCCACGGGACGAGCAAGCTGTTGCGGGTGGCGGCGGCGCCTGGAATCGTTCCCCGGCTGCTGCGTGAGCAGACGGGACGCGAGGATCTCTCCGAGTACCTCGCAACAGGCGGTTACGCGCCGAGCCCCGACCTGTCGGCCCTCCTCCAGGCCGTGGAGGCGTCGGGCCTGCGTGGCCGCGGGGGAGCGGCGTTCCCCTTCACGCGGAAGGTGGCGGCCGTCCGGGCGTCCCGCACGGCCCCTGTGGTGCTGGCAAATGGGGAAGAAGGAGAGCCGGCATCGGTCAAGGATCGATGGCTCATGCGGACCCGGCCTCACCTCGTCCTCGATGGTGTCCGACTTGCCGTCCAGCTCGTCGGGGCATCACACGCGGTGGTCTATCTGTCCGACGAGGAGAGCGAGCGAAGCATCTGGCAGGCGCTCGAGGAGCGGCCGGTGGATGGCTACAGCGTCTCGGTCCATCGCGTCGAACCGACCTACATAGCCGGCGAGGAGACGGCGGCCGTCCGGGCCGTCAACGGAGGACCGGCGAAGCCGACCGACAAGCCTCCGCGGCCGTTCGAGGTCGGCGTCGGGGGGCAGCCGACCCTGGTCAGCAACGTCGAGACCCTCGCCAACCTTCCGTTCCTGGCCGCCCGTGGCGTGGATGAGTTCCGGACCTACGGAACCGATGGGGCTCCCGGCACGTTCTTGCTGACCCTTGGTGGCGCCGTGACGACTCCGGGCCTGTACGAGGTGGCGCTCGGCACGCCGCTGCGCGACGCCGTGGACCAGTTGGGAGGCAATCGCGGGGTGATTGCCGGCACTTTGATGGGCGGCTACTTCGCGGGTTTGATCGGGCCTCGCGCCGAGCAGCTCACGCTCGACTACGACTCGCTCTCTCAAGCCGGCAGCGGGCTCGGCTGTGGAGCCGTGTCCATCCTCGGCGGGGACCACTGCCCGGTCGCGGTCGCCGCCGATGTGATGGCCTACTTCGGCCGGGAGAACGCGGGCCAGTGCGGATCCTGCTTCAACGGCACGGCGGCGATGGCCGGTGTCCTGGCTTCCCTACGCGAAGGGTCGGCCGACCGGACAGACGTCGAGCGGTTGCGGCGGTGGGGAGAGGTGCTGCCCGGGCGAGGCGCCTGCGCGACCCTCGACGGGGCCGCCAACCTTGCCAGATCTCTTCTGCTTGAGTTCCCGGACCAGGTCGAAGGGCACCTGGGGACGACCTGTGACGTGTGCGGCGGTGCTCCCCAGCTGAAGCCGTTCGCCATGACCATGGAACCAGAGGGGTCCCGTCGATGA